A region of the Drosophila ananassae strain 14024-0371.13 chromosome XL, ASM1763931v2, whole genome shotgun sequence genome:
TTTTCCAAACACATTTCCAAGCACTTGGAGAaaatcttttagaattttaaaaataaaatattttaagattatatatatcttttattattctttttattttattaattatagaaaatatataaaatatattttaatatactGTACTATTTTTTTGAGTGCTTTGTTTCTTAAAAGTTTGATTGACAATTGAGTGAAAGCAGATGAAAGACTTTCTCTTCTGGGAaaacattttcattaaaatttgaGTTTGAAATTAAACGATTGGCATTTTGATTGGAAAatcataaaatcaaaaaattaaaaataaaattaatgagtttatttgaatttcttaaagtgtaattttgtttttttttttttatttttgaaagttTTGTCAACACTTTGTactcattgttgttgttgtcgtgcTGGGAAGGATATTCGAGCAGCAACTAACGGTAAAGGATAACGGGTAACGGCTAACGGTGCCAGCTAACCGGGGTAATCGCCGGTAATGGTCGCCCAAGGCTTaccccctcctcctcctccgttgTCTCCAACTCTCCAATGGCAGAGCTGCCATTTGCATTTTCGTGCATTCTGCCCCTTCTCCTCCTCCCTGCATCTCTCTCTCGTGTCTCTCCATTATCCTGTCACGCACCACCACTTCCACActgacaaaaaaatacaatacttttaatattttataaattaaaagtgGAACTTATAGGGAGAGAAATACTTACGTATGTTTTAAAATCAAATCATTCAAATTGGTGAGAAAATGGTGGGATTTCCAAATGTGCTCCACTGGGAAGGCTACAACCCGTCCAATTCTTCTCCGATTCTTGccaggaataccttaaacgatttgtggatcgattccccatcgatctgcatcaaaatatcgcaacaaaatatttttgaagtttttttcaaaaatttcctgGGGATTTCCTTCATAAAGTGAGATTTTGCGATATGAAGTGGGGTTTCTTCTTCCTGGTATATACTTATTAAAGAAtacattatatttatatactcTTCGATTGCCGGTTTTctatattttactttttataattcaaacactttattttaaaattgaaatattcaatCATGTTTAATTTATGAAATTGCATAAAATTATGTAAATTTCCACTTCTGAAGGAGGTTGCTTGGGAGATCTTCAATCCTTCggataaaaaaattgaaatttttaaatctaTCCAAAATTGGCTTTCTAtcgaatgaaaaatgaaaaaacaattattttatgaaaacGGTAGAGAATTCGAATACCTACTCAGAACTAAACCAGAATCCAAAGCCCAATTCTTGTGCCCAGTTGTGATCCGGATTTCCATCTTGATCGCGATCGAATGTCGAGAACTTTGTTCCCTGGGTGAGCTGTAAGGACTCGGTATCTGTATTACATCCGTGAAGCCGTTTCAGGCTGTAACCTTCACTCCTGCCGCCCACAACGAAGCTCTCGCATTTTACTTTATAGAATCTGCTATAAGAAGAGGACATATACACCTCATGCGGGATCTGGGTCGTTAAAATGTGTAATTTTTCAAGTCCAATGAAGTGTTCCTGCCTCACATCTCTAACTCCGTTTATATACTGATCATATGTTTGATTCAATTCCGTTGATTGatagaatttataaaaaacctcCATCCATCCAGATCCAATCATATCATTTGAGTAGCAAGCCGCTTGAAAAGGTTCCAATCCTGGGAAATGGATTTCTAGGTAGACATAGGTTTCATCTTGTGTTGATGGACACCGATCTGGAAGATCTGaaaaacatttgttatttcACATTCCGGATTATTGAGTTTTAGAAACTTACCAACTTGAGTTGAGTTCGACTGAGTAGTATTCGTAGCTTCATTTTTTGCCAATTCTTCACTTTCCACAATCGTCGTATTCTTTTCTGCATTATTGGGTTCTGGAAACTTTTCTTCAACATGTGTTGTTGAGTTCAAAAGACTCGAATCAGTTCCACTTCCACTTTTCACAACTTCCCGCAACTTTGCTATCTCTTCGCTGAAAGGATCCTTCAGCTTACCGAGCTCACAAGTCTGTTTAAGATCAGAGGTTTGGTCCTTCAACTGAGTGATTAGAGCAGCTTTTTGAGCTATTTGTGCCTGCAATTCTTTGTTTTTGAGATTAACTTCGCATAGTTGACTCTGGACCTCCGAAAGTCTCTCCTGCAGCTGGTAGTTCTTCGATTGGCATTTCTCTAATAATGTGAGTAGAGGATAGCTCGACTGTGAAATGGGGAAAAAGGACTCTTAGCTCTTTgaaattaattcaatttgcGCCGCCATTACTTCCAGATCGAGTGCCAGGGAAACCGGaatcagaaacaaaaacaccGCTTGTAGAAtcattttccctttttttcttttcaaaagtACACTTTTGCCTCCAAGCCACTGGAAGAATTCAACTGATGGAGCCGAAGCCCGGGCTCTGGCTCTTATAGCACTCCCGACAGACTCTAATCTGTTATCAGAACCAACACTCATGTAAGTGAACTAAATTCAAAACACATTTAAACTAAATGGAATAGTTTGGAAAGAGCCAAAAATTGTTATCCGAATGTCGTAATATTTCGCAACGAATTCCAGAGACTGATAAGCGCAaacttgctttttttttaaacataataTCTAAAAATGCTTACAAATGTTTTCAAATTACAAAAAGTGAGTGACAATCTTGAAA
Encoded here:
- the LOC6504712 gene encoding fibrinogen C domain-containing protein 1, with the protein product MIGSGWMEVFYKFYQSTELNQTYDQYINGVRDVRQEHFIGLEKLHILTTQIPHEVYMSSSYSRFYKVKCESFVVGGRSEGYSLKRLHGCNTDTESLQLTQGTKFSTFDRDQDGNPDHNWAQELGFGFWFSSEKPILDRFKNFNFFIRRIEDLPSNLLQKWKFT